In Erigeron canadensis isolate Cc75 chromosome 6, C_canadensis_v1, whole genome shotgun sequence, the following are encoded in one genomic region:
- the LOC122606194 gene encoding uncharacterized oxidoreductase SA2266 → MMRNVSSSSNSTKGIAAIVGVGPNLGRSIARKFAHEGYTVAILARDLGRLSRFADEIAREEKAQVYAIRIDCSDTQSVREAFEGVLSLGFVEVLVYNAYQPIPWQYGGPSNFSDIRLDSFQKSLAVSSVGAFHCAQQVLPGMVERGKGTILFTGCAASLSGGAGFSELCCGKFALRGLSQCLAKEFHPLGVHIAHVIIDGVIGTSRAITMPQRLLVGEQQSVAGDGSMDPDSVAQTYWYLHIQPRAAWTQEIDVRPPNPRFF, encoded by the exons atgatGCGTAACGTAAGTAGTAGCTCCAACTCCACAAAAGGTATCGCGGCCATTGTTGGCGTTGGGCCCAATTTAGGCCGATCGATAGCTAGAAAGTTTGCTCACGAAGGATACACTGTTGCTATCCTCGCTAGAGACTTGGGCAGATTATCAAGATTTGCCGATGAAATTGCGAGGGAAGAGAAAGCGCAAGTATATGCTATACGAATTGATTGTTCTGATACGCAAAGCGTAAGAGAAGCATTTGAAGGCGTTTTGTCGTTGGGTTTTGTAGAGGTTTTGGTCTACAATGCTTACCAACCTATTCCTTGGCAATACGGCGGTCCATCCAATTTCTCTGATATTCGTCTCGAttcttttcaaaaatcattagcTGTTTCTTCTGTTGGTGCTTTCCATTGTGCGCAACAG GTGTTGCCGGGAATGGTAGAAAGAGGAAAAGGGACCATTTTATTCACCGGATGTGCTGCTTCATTATCCGGCGGTGCTGGATTCTCTGAATTAT gtTGTGGTAAATTTGCGCTAAGAGGATTATCCCAATGTCTAGCTAAAGAATTTCATCCACTCGGAGTACACATAGCGCATGTCATCATCGACGGTGTAATTGGCACATCTCG GGCAATAACAATGCCTCAAAGATTGTTGGTTGGGGAACAACAGAGTGTAGCAGGGGACGGATCGATGGACCCTGATTCGGTGGCTCAGACCTATTGGTATTTACACATTCAGCCTAGAGCCGCTTGGACCCAGGAAATAGATGTTCGCCCACCCAACCCCAGATTCTTCTAA
- the LOC122604702 gene encoding uncharacterized protein LOC122604702, translating to MAELIYLCYKGTTVIKFRKKSLRVFKLLILACVMVCGVYVCVTYPKQTHIENKRELFEFQVIERPRRNNVIYQSQITHLHHPKPEALNRFEYARNRVHLFVVISMQRSGSGWFETLLNSHANISSNGEIFGPRSRRENLTLIINTLDRVYNLDLLTSSSKNECSAAIGFKWMLNQGLTEFPKEILEYFAKKGVSVIFFFRRNMLRRLVSILANSFDKDAKLLNGIHVSHVHSHEEALTLSKYKPKINVTSLESDLGEMESTAIKALEDFNSTRHIIVYYEDLIKHPSKLIQVEDFLKLPRMKLRSRQVKIHKGPLSEHINNWDDVKRTLSGTPYEKYLRSDY from the exons ATGGCTGAACTCATTTATTTGTGTTACAAG GGTACTACTGTAATCAAATTCAGAAAGAAGTCTTTGAGGGTATTCAAGTTGTTGATATTAGCATGTGTAATGGTATGTGGTGTTTATGTATGTGTTACATATCCGAAACAAACACACATCGAAAACAAGAGGGAACTTTTTGAGTTTCAAGTAATTGAGAGGCCACGCCGTAACAATGTGATCTATCAGTCTCAAATCACTCACTTGCATCACCCGAAACCAGAAGCCTTAAACAG GTTTGAATATGCTAGAAATCGTGTGCATTTGTTTGTCGTTATATCAATGCAAAGATCGGGAAGTGGATGGTTTGAAACTCTATTGAATAGTCACGCTAATATAAGCTCCAATGGTGAGATATTTGGTCCAAGAAGCAGGAGAGAAAATCTTACGTTAATTATTAACACCCTCGATCGAGTTTACAATTTGGACTTGCTTACGAGTTCTTCTAAGAACGAATGTTCTGCTGCAATTGGCTTCAAATGGATGCTTAATCAG GGCTTGACGGAATTTCCAAAAGAGATTCTTGAGTACTTTGCTAAGAAGGGTGTTTCTGTCATCTTCTTCTTTAGAAGAAATATGTTACGTAGATTGGTTTCAATTCTTGCGAATTCATTTGATAAAGACGCCAAGCTTCTAAACGGAATTCATGTATCTCATGTACACTCACACGAAGAG GCTTTGACACTATCAAAATACAAACCCAAGATCAATGTAACATCATTGGAGTCGGATTTGGGAGAAATGGAATCAACAGCTATAAAAGCGCTTGAGGACTTCAATAGCACGAGACACATTATAGTCTATTATGAGGATCTAATAAAGCACCCTTCT AAACTTATACAAGTTGAAGATTTTCTGAAGCTACCGCGAATGAAACTAAGAAGTAGGCAGGTGAAGATACACAAAGGACCGTTATCAGAACATATCAACAATTGGGACGACGTCAAAAGGACTCTTAGTGGTACACCATACGAGAAATACCTTCGATCTGACTACTGA